One Mercurialis annua linkage group LG3, ddMerAnnu1.2, whole genome shotgun sequence DNA window includes the following coding sequences:
- the LOC126675505 gene encoding respiratory burst oxidase homolog protein C-like, with amino-acid sequence MQEMGKIDENNHHQPYYSDPELKTGDQRNSYSGSLSGPLNKRTTKKSARFNIPEATSSQDEQYLEVTLDVRDDSVAVHSVKAANGTEEDPELTLLAKGLEKRSTSNVVRNASAKFRQVSHEIKKLASFSKRTSPARLDRTKSAATYALKGLKFISKTDGGGGTGWAAVEKRFDDITASTDGLLLRSRFCECIGMKESKEFAGELFNALARKRHIEGDSISKDVLKEFWEQIADQSFDSRLQTFFDMVDKDADGRITEEEVKEIITLSASANKLSNIQKQAEEYAALIMEELDPENHGYIMIENLETLLLQGPTQSVRVGESKNLSQMLSQKLKPTLDDSPVRRWVRTSKYFVLDNWKRVWVIALWLGVMSGLFTYKYIQYRERAAYKVMGACVCIAKGGAEILKFNMALILLPVCRNTLTWLRNNTKLGMVVPFDDNLNFHKVIAVGITVGVGLHAISHLACDFPRLLRASDEQWELMEPFFGDQPSSYWHFVKSVEGITGIVMVVLMAIAFTLAAPWFRRNKLNLPSFLKKLTGFNAFWYSHHLFIIVYTLLIVHGQYLYLTHEWYKKTTWMYLAVPLILYGAERLTRALRSSIKPVTIKKVAIYPGNVLALHMSKPQGFRYKSGQYMFVNCAAVSPFEWHPFSITSAPGDDHLSVHIRTLGDWTRQLKTVFSQVCQPPDHGKSGLLRADGFQGNNRPDFPRVLIDGPYGAPAQDYKKYEVVLLVGLGIGATPMISILKDIVNNIKAKEEEEKEEFNSLENGTLPKTPSPNSQKRKENFKTRRAYFYWVTREQGSFDWFKGIMNEVAELDQNHVIELHNYCTSVYEEGDARSALIAMLQSINHAKNGVDVVSGTRVKSHFAKPNWRNVFKRTALNHPNSRVGVFYCGAPGLTKDLRHLAQDFSHKTNTKFDFHKENF; translated from the exons ATGCAAGAAATGGGTAAAATAGATGAAAATAATCATCACCAGCCTTATTATTCTGATCCAGAACTGAAGACAGGTGACCAAAGAAATTCTTACAGTGGTTCTTTAAGCGGACCATTGAACAAAAGAACAACAAAAAAGAGTGCAAGATTCAACATTCCTGAAGCTACTTCATCTCAGGATGAACAATATCTGGAAGTAACTCTCGATGTTCGTGACGATTCTGTTGCAGTTCACAGTGTAAAAGCTGCAAATGGAACTGAAGAAGATCCGGAGCTTACGTTACTTGCTAAAGGATTGGAGAAGAGATCAACCTCGAATGTTGTCAGGAATGCTTCTGCTAAATTCCGACAGGTTTCTCATGAAATCAAGAAGTTAGCTTCGTTTTCGAAACGAACATCTCCTGCTCGTCTAGACAGGACCAAATCTGCAGCTACTTATGCTTTGAAAGGACTTAAGTTCATCAGCAAGACCGATGGAGGTGGAGGTACTGGTTGGGCAGCTGTTGAGAAGCGTTTCGACGATATTACTGCTTCTACCGACGGATTGCTTCTTCGGTCAAGATTCTGCGAATGCATAG GAATGAAGGAATCAAAAGAGTTTGCAGGAGAACTGTTTAATGCACTTGCGAGGAAGAGGCATATAGAAGGTGATTCTATCAGTAAAGATGTTCTTAAGGAGTTTTGGGAACAGATTGCTGACCAGAGTTTTGATTCCAGGCTTCAAACTTTCTTTGACAT GGTTGATAAAGATGCAGATGGAAGAATCACAGAAGAGGAAGTAAAAGAG ATTATTACACTCAGCGCGTCTGCGAATAAATtgtcaaatattcaaaaacaagCAGAAGAATATGCAGCCTTGATCATGGAAGAGCTGGATCCAGAAAATCATGGATATATCATg ATAGAGAATCTGGAAACACTTCTATTACAAGGACCAACTCAGTCAGTAAGAGTAGGAGAGAGCAAAAATCTGAGCCAAATGCTTAGCCAGAAGCTTAAGCCAACTTTAGATGACAGCCCAGTAAGAAGATGGGTGAGAACCAGCAAGTACTTCGTTTTAGATAACTGGAAGAGAGTCTGGGTCATAGCTCTATGGCTCGGAGTTATGTCCGGTCTATTTACTTACAAATATATTCAATATCGAGAACGAGCTGCATACAAAGTGATGGGGGCTTGCGTCTGCATTGCGAAAGGAGGCGCTGAGATTCTTAAGTTCAATATGGCTTTAATCTTATTACCAGTCTGCAGAAATACACTTACTTGGCTTAGAAATAACACCAAGTTAGGCATGGTAGTTCCTTTCGACGACAACCTTAATTTCCACAAG GTGATTGCAGTGGGAATTACGGTTGGAGTTGGTTTGCATGCGATTTCTCATTTGGCTTGTGATTTTCCTCGGCTACTGCGAGCAAGTGACGAGCAATGGGAGCTCATGGAGCCATTTTTCGGGGATCAACCGTCGAGTTACTGGCATTTTGTGAAATCAGTAGAAGGAATAACAGGGATTGTAATGGTGGTGTTAATGGCAATAGCGTTTACATTAGCTGCCCCTTGGTTCCGACGAAACAAGCTTAATTTGCCTAGTTTTCTCAAGAAACTCACCGGTTTTAACGCCTTTTGGTACTCTCATCATCTGTTCATCATTGTCTATACACTGCTCATTGTTCATGGTCAATACTTGTACCTTACTCATGAATGGTACAAGAAAACG ACATGGATGTATTTGGCTGTTCCCCTTATTCTTTACGGGGCCGAAAGACTGACTAGGGCACTAAGGTCCAGCATCAAGCCTGTTACCATTAAAAAG GTGGCTATATATCCTGGAAATGTATTAGCACTTCACATGTCAAAGCCTCAAGGATTCAGATACAAGAGTGGACAATACATGTTTGTCAATTGTGCTGCTGTGTCTCCATTTGAAtg GCATCCATTTTCTATAACATCAGCTCCTGGAGATGACCATTTAAGTGTCCACATTAGAACATTGGGTGATTGGACAAGGCAACTTAAAACAGTTTTTTCACAG GTGTGTCAGCCACCAGATCATGGTAAAAGTGGACTGCTCAGAGCTGATGGCTTTCAAGGAAATAACCGCCCAGA TTTTCCAAGAGTATTAATCGACGGTCCATATGGAGCCCCAGCGCAAGACTACAAAAAATACGAGGTGGTTCTTCTAGTAGGTTTAGGAATCGGAGCAACACCAATGATAAGCATACTTAAAGACATAGTAAACAACATTAaagcaaaagaagaagaagaaaaagaagagtttAACTCATTAGAAAATGGAACATTACCAAAAACCCCAAGCCCTAATtcacaaaaaagaaaagaaaattttaagACAAGAAGGGCTTATTTCTATTGGGTGACAAGAGAACAAGGCTCATTTGATTGGTTCAAAGGGATCATGAATGAAGTGGCTGAACTAGACCAGAATCATGTAATAGAATTACATAACTATTGCACAAGTGTTTATGAAGAAGGTGATGCCAGGTCAGCCCTAATTGCTATGCTTCAGTCTATAAACCATGCAAAGAATGGAGTTGATGTTGTTTCTGGGACACGTGTCAAGTCTCATTTTGCTAAGCCTAATTGGAGAAATGTTTTCAAGAGGACTGCTCTTAATCATCCTAATTCTAGAGTTG GTGTGTTTTATTGTGGTGCGCCGGGATTGACAAAGGACCTAAGACATCTTGCTCAGGATTTCTCACACAAGACAAACACTAAATTTGATTTTCATAAAGAGAACTTCTAA
- the LOC126675501 gene encoding uncharacterized protein LOC126675501 isoform X2: MQKRSRSSIFPPIFLISHLHLLQFSTSPNLIDMKNSIIIPSTTEPNHNISTELLSIKHNGRSLPSSISCSRHKNPNQNTQSASINLRNFNIPLISSATGSPLDSICLEPDRLYTIGRSQTEPKCDFVFSDRRVSKQHCQILFDSLNRKIYVIDGVSSLLQNSVSSSCVVCEFRKMLVTSSDQMGSQEEDNSDNSECSRIRARFSMNGVFVNGRRVRRGYVRELCRGDEILFVCGNEGLCNLGVKIGFLIQDVVLKGEVAVKENEVQLESCLFGTMSTSIGRSQGSVSSGSRKKRVFAVRADEIMATACNFSRPKCGSIVKRAKFLLNHCRRILHSNDPISYLQQCYISDFRMEITKAHNCKMKFDKREALCDSSTGVHEQEVNKSALVFRQEAHHYEKSDVDQTVKINKEIGSSKCVSLGYDTLHGKDISKNDFDHSGVKNAFFPGDDQMKPQEGCCQPPGKKFYLNRLLFMEHDSLSHRNTVSLPELLHPTESIAQIFIATFTSDILWFLSHCGIPFHLPVTIACHNTERCWSPRTDDRISMPYSNYPNLVVVFPPFPEAIAFGNDHRRQGIACHHPKLFVLQREDSIRVIITSANLVPNQWNNVTNTVWWQDFPRRSTPDISSLFISVSDGISQDSRSDFATQLAGFMASLVIDIPSQAHWMIELTNYNFDRAVGYLVASVPGIHSRRTPACVFAMDSIDVKLLGSVEAFVVGLSHLFRMSADVNGALLKKLAAFLGRTHENAFGMSEIVLRRNTNVPADVNAVSVLVPNPDQFAEGDCVQLGFLPKNVAKWVSPLWDGGFFKFSGYIHPKEALAAASGGNNMRLQLMLHVSQGPRFSHLMTALQPEHVSAICSLIASIQRCTGLWRLQEVLDQYKWPEAEQSDFIYGSSSIGSSINVQFLSSFSAAAGKRSRRLFDSEESDPEWGCWTASQELRNPSIRIIFPTIERVRNACNGVLPSRRILCFSE, from the exons ATGCAGAAGAGGAGCCGTTCCTCAATTTTCCCTCCAATTTTCCTCATTTcacatcttcatcttcttcaattttcTACTTCCCCAAATTTAATTGACATGAAAAATTCAATCATTATTCCTTCAACCACCGAACCCAATCATAACATATCTACTGAATTACTCTCCATCAAACACAACGGCCGTTCATTACCGTCCTCAATTTCGTGCAGCCGCCACAAAAACCCTAACCAAAACACCCAATCGGCCTCCATTAATCTCCGAAACTTCAACATCCCGTTAATTTCATCGGCCACCGGTTCGCCTCTCGACTCAATCTGCCTCGAACCGGACCGGCTATACACAATCGGCCGAagtcaaaccgaaccgaaatgtGATTTTGTGTTCAGTGATCGTCGCGTTAGTAAGCAGCATTGTCAGATTTTATTTGATAGTTTAAACcgtaaaatttatgttattgaTGGAGTATCATCATTGTTGCAAAATAGTGTTAGTAGTAGCTGTGTTGTTTGTGAATTTCGGAAAATGTTAGTTACTAGTAGTGATCAAATGGGGAGTCAGGAAGAGGATAATTCCGATAATTCGGagtgttcgaggattagggctAGGTTTTCTATGAATGGAGTGTTTGTTAATGGACGTAGGGTTAGAAGAGGATATGTTAGAGAGTTGTGTAGAGGTGATGAGATTTTGTTTGTTTGCGGAAATGAGGGTTTGTGTAATTTAGGGGTTAAAATTGGGTTTTTGATTCAAGATGTTGTTTTAAAAGGCGAGGTCGCTGTAAAGGAAAATGAGGTTCAATTAGAGAGTTGTTTATTTGGGACTATGTCAACCTCAATTGGACGCTCACAAGGATCGGTGTCTAGTGGGAGTAGGAAAAAAAGGGTTTTTGCTGTTCGGGCGGATGAAATTATGGCTACAGCTTGTAATTTTTCGAGGCCAAAATGTGGGTCAATTGTGAAGAGAGCAAAGTTTTTGTTGAACCATTGTAGGCGAATTTTGCATAGTAATGATCCCATATCTTATTTGCAGCAATGCTATATATCAGATTTCAGAATGGAGATTACAAAAGCTCACAATTGCAAAATGAAGTTCGATAAACGTGAGGCTTTATGTGATAGCAGTACTGGGGTTCATGAGCAGGAGGTAAATAAGTCTGCTCTTGTTTTTAGGCAAGAAGCACATCACTATGAGAAGTCAGATGTTGACCAGACTGTTAAAATTAACAAAGAAATAGGTAGCTCCAAGTGTGTTTCCCTTGGATATGATACTTTACATGGAAAAGACATTTCTAAGAATGATTTTGATCATAGTGGCGTGAAGAATGCTTTTTTCCCTGGTGATGACCAGATGAAACCTCAGGAAGGTTGTTGTCAACCACCTGGAAAGAAGTTTTACCTGAATCGTCTTCTTTTTATGGAACATGATTCTTTAAGTCATAGAAATACAGTTTCCTTACCAGAACTTCTTCATCCCACTGAAAGCATTGCACAGATATTTATTGCTACTTTTACTAGTGATATTTtatg GTTTTTGTCACACTGTGGGATCCCATTCCATCTGCCTGTGACAATTGCATGTCATAACACTGAGAGATGTTGGAGTCCTAGAACTGATGATCGAATCTCCATGCCATACTCTAATTATCCAAACTTAGTTGTCGT GTTTCCCCCCTTCCCTGAGGCCATAGCATTTGGCAATGACCACAGGAGACAAGGCATTGCTTGTCATCATCCCAAGTTATTTGTTTTACAGAGAGAAGATAGCATTCGTGTTATCATCACTTCTGCTAATTTAGTACCAAATCAG TGGAATAACGTGACAAACACTGTTTGGTGGCAAGATTTCCCTCGTAGAAGTACGCCTGATATCTCATCTCTTTTTATCAGTGTTTCTGATGGAATAAGTCAAGATTCAAGATCTGACTTTGCTACTCAGCTTGCTGGCTTCATGGCATCTCTTGTGATTGACATACCTAGTCAGGCCCATTGGATGATTGAGCTGACAAATTACAACTTTGATAGGGCAGTTGGATATCTGGTTGCTTCAGTACCTGGTATTCATTCTCGCAGAACTCCT GCTTGTGTGTTTGCAATGGACTCAATTGATGTGAAGCTCCTGGGATCAGTTGAAGCATTTGTTGTTGGTTTAAGCCACTTGTTTCGAATGTCAGCTGACGTAAATGGCGCACTGTTAAAAAAATTGGCTGCTTTCCTGGGAAGAACTCATGAAAATGCATTTGGAATGTCCGAGATTGTTTTGAGGAGAAACACTAATGTGCCTGCAGATGTGAATGCTGTGAGCGTTCTTGTTCCCAATCCTGATCAATTTGCTGAAGGAG ATTGTGTTCAACTTGGATTTTTGCCTAAAAATGTGGCGAAGTGGGTTTCTCCATTGTGGGACGGTGGATTTTTCAAATTCTCTGGATACATCCATCCTAAAGAAGCGCTTGCAGCTGCTTCTGGAGGAAACAACATGCGATTACAGTTGATGCTACATGTATCACAG GGGCCTCGCTTTTCACACTTGATGACAGCGCTGCAGCCTGAACATGTTAGTGCAATTTGTTCTCTAATTGCTTCAATTCAGAGGTGTACAGGCCTTTGGCGATTACAAgag GTTCTGGATCAGTATAAATGGCCTGAAGCGGAGCAATCTGATTTTATTTATG GCTCATCTTCAATTGGGTCATCCATCAACGTTCAGTTTCTGTCATCATTTTCAGCAGCTGCTGGAAAAAGATCACGGCGGCTTTTTGATTCAGAAGAATCAGATCCAGAG TGGGGCTGCTGGACTGCTAGTCAAGAATTGAGAAATCCGTCCATTAGAATAATTTTTCCTACAATTGAGAGGGTGAGAAATGCTTGTAATGGAGTCTTGCCTTCAAGGCGCATTCTTTGCTTCTCAGAG TGA
- the LOC126675507 gene encoding uncharacterized protein LOC126675507 isoform X2 has protein sequence MVLLCFVLDLCSISPPLLRDLKQSLLQLANSYAISSPSSSRHNRTDSLRDRIGLCYAVKNRISSTKEVKVAYNPRGNFRLRAFHHAVNNLPLDAYSPEFDDSGALHRSDAKLSSVLSDQVLFSWEIQDFMRKVVVLSSSLPENIDSSLKITLTNAADKCVSVEFVLFEQSSSYLNNLQENIDCFVTSLSDLDNFSFQTYIPDRRIFHSLVKRWLQELKDDIEEPLQARFIFKTNLVGTLNQISCSLSVSVGQILDESISPCQTCRCHGILLESSARHKVEMLSCPVTGHELGAADLIDNSVKVGDKTILFMPSFQSSMKVHQLSSSIEFNVIERTNLKSLSEGVIFGTSYFVAPSACNEIGACSDEMSQPDLNIQLFQGICSALHSMDEGLVCSSYCNVETMKETAFHCYYILLPSENGPMLLRRLASLEEVLPMLEINQFMDSSMSMDIQNAIQASMLKIELRDYDPILHERGVYQKLNTLVKESLQFGYSSSSKNLGTAHMLVVFFMEGDGFHRSHRLHRHILIVHPLCPLPQLLSHRSI, from the exons atggTTCTATTATGCTTTGTGTTGGATCTGTGTAGCATATCACCTCCATTACTGAGAGATCTAAAACAG AGCTTATTACAGCTCGCTAATTCTTACGCGATTTCATCGCCGTCGTCATCGCGGCATAATCGTACGGATTCTCTCAGAGACAGAATCGGCTTGTGCTATGCCGTCAAAAACCGCATTTCTTCAACTAAAGAG gtcaaagttgcaTATAATCCTAGAGGAAATTTCCGTCTCCGAGCTTTTCATCACGCCGTTAACAACTTGCCTTTGGATGCTTATTCGCCTGAATTTGACGATTCTGGAGCTTTACATCGGTCAG ATGCAAAATTATCTAGTGTTTTGAGTGATCAAGTACTTTTTTCATGGGAGATTCAAGATTTTATGAGGAAAGTGGTTGTTTTGAGCTCTTCTTTACCTGAGAATATTGACTCTTCCTTGAAAATTACTCTCACg AATGCAGCTGACAAGTGTGTTTCAGTGGAGTTTGTGTTGTTTGAACAAAGTTCTAGTTATCTCAATAATCTGCAAGAGAATATCGACTGTTTTGTAACGAGTTTATCTGATCTCGACAATTTCTCATTTCAGACTTATATACCAG ATAGAAGAATATTTCATAGTCTGGTAAAGCGATGGCTACAGGAGTTAAAGGATGATATAGAGGAGCCCTTGCAAGCTCGTTTTATCTTTAAGACCAATCTTGTTGGTACTTTGAATCAGATCAGCTGCAGCTTGTCAGTATCTGTCGGCCAAATCCTTGATGAGTCGATTAGTCCTTGTCAG ACGTGCAGATGTCATGGTATTCTGTTAGAAAGTTCAGCCAGACATAAAGTTGAGATGCTTTCTTGTCCAGTTACGGGCCATGAACTGGGAGCAGCTGATTTGATTGACAACTCTGTGAAAGTTGGCGATAAAACGATCTTGTTTATGCCCTCTTTCCAGAGCTCAATGAAGGTCCATCAACTTTCTTCATCGATTGAATTCAATGTTATCGAGAGGACTAATCTAAAATCTTTAAGTGAAG GTGTTATATTTGGGACCTCATATTTTGTGGCTCCGTCAGCTTGCAATGAGATAGGAGCTTGTTCAGATGAAATGTCCCAGcctgatttgaatattcaac TTTTTCAAGGCATTTGCAGTGCTCTACACTCAATGGATGAGGGGTTGGTATGCTCTTCATATTGCAACGTGGAAACCATGAAAGAGACAGCCTTTCACTGTTATTATATTCTTCTGCCATCAGAAAATGGACCAATGCTTCTCAGG CGTCTTGCCAGCTTAGAAGAAGTATTGCCTATGCTTGAAATCAATCAATTCATGGATTCTTCGATGTCCATGGATATTCAGAATGCAATACAAGCCTCTATGTTAAAG ATTGAATTGAGAGACTATGATCCAATCCTGCATGAGAGGGGCGTTTATCAGAAGCTGAACACGCTTGTGAAAGAGAGCTTACAATTTGG cTATAGTTCATCAAGTAAGAATCTGGGCACAGCTCATATGTTAGTAGTTTTTTTCATGGAAGGAGATGGTTTTCATCGAAGTCATAGGCTTCACAGGCATATTTTGATTGTGCATCCTTTATGTCCTCTACCACAACTATTGTCTCATCGAAGCATCTGA
- the LOC126675507 gene encoding uncharacterized protein LOC126675507 isoform X1 translates to MVLLCFVLDLCSISPPLLRDLKQSLLQLANSYAISSPSSSRHNRTDSLRDRIGLCYAVKNRISSTKEVKVAYNPRGNFRLRAFHHAVNNLPLDAYSPEFDDSGALHRSDAKLSSVLSDQVLFSWEIQDFMRKVVVLSSSLPENIDSSLKITLTNAADKCVSVEFVLFEQSSSYLNNLQENIDCFVTSLSDLDNFSFQTYIPDRRIFHSLVKRWLQELKDDIEEPLQARFIFKTNLVGTLNQISCSLSVSVGQILDESISPCQTCRCHGILLESSARHKVEMLSCPVTGHELGAADLIDNSVKVGDKTILFMPSFQSSMKVHQLSSSIEFNVIERTNLKSLSEGVIFGTSYFVAPSACNEIGACSDEMSQPDLNIQLFQGICSALHSMDEGLVCSSYCNVETMKETAFHCYYILLPSENGPMLLRRLASLEEVLPMLEINQFMDSSMSMDIQNAIQASMLKIELRDYDPILHERGVYQKLNTLVKESLQFGSAPPELNEAAYDLKSNQLDSLKQSNCSMDFILVNDESPKLKLKFGEDKSTSSIAEEWEQLVVSEVPKMYSPSCVSQRKVDKLVLYSPDCNKQLDVKTSRILERLEVPRQLKTKVASPIATSSNFSEAACVPVKKPLIPFRSNNALDQSLTSSQLIKPNFQRQKRKHR, encoded by the exons atggTTCTATTATGCTTTGTGTTGGATCTGTGTAGCATATCACCTCCATTACTGAGAGATCTAAAACAG AGCTTATTACAGCTCGCTAATTCTTACGCGATTTCATCGCCGTCGTCATCGCGGCATAATCGTACGGATTCTCTCAGAGACAGAATCGGCTTGTGCTATGCCGTCAAAAACCGCATTTCTTCAACTAAAGAG gtcaaagttgcaTATAATCCTAGAGGAAATTTCCGTCTCCGAGCTTTTCATCACGCCGTTAACAACTTGCCTTTGGATGCTTATTCGCCTGAATTTGACGATTCTGGAGCTTTACATCGGTCAG ATGCAAAATTATCTAGTGTTTTGAGTGATCAAGTACTTTTTTCATGGGAGATTCAAGATTTTATGAGGAAAGTGGTTGTTTTGAGCTCTTCTTTACCTGAGAATATTGACTCTTCCTTGAAAATTACTCTCACg AATGCAGCTGACAAGTGTGTTTCAGTGGAGTTTGTGTTGTTTGAACAAAGTTCTAGTTATCTCAATAATCTGCAAGAGAATATCGACTGTTTTGTAACGAGTTTATCTGATCTCGACAATTTCTCATTTCAGACTTATATACCAG ATAGAAGAATATTTCATAGTCTGGTAAAGCGATGGCTACAGGAGTTAAAGGATGATATAGAGGAGCCCTTGCAAGCTCGTTTTATCTTTAAGACCAATCTTGTTGGTACTTTGAATCAGATCAGCTGCAGCTTGTCAGTATCTGTCGGCCAAATCCTTGATGAGTCGATTAGTCCTTGTCAG ACGTGCAGATGTCATGGTATTCTGTTAGAAAGTTCAGCCAGACATAAAGTTGAGATGCTTTCTTGTCCAGTTACGGGCCATGAACTGGGAGCAGCTGATTTGATTGACAACTCTGTGAAAGTTGGCGATAAAACGATCTTGTTTATGCCCTCTTTCCAGAGCTCAATGAAGGTCCATCAACTTTCTTCATCGATTGAATTCAATGTTATCGAGAGGACTAATCTAAAATCTTTAAGTGAAG GTGTTATATTTGGGACCTCATATTTTGTGGCTCCGTCAGCTTGCAATGAGATAGGAGCTTGTTCAGATGAAATGTCCCAGcctgatttgaatattcaac TTTTTCAAGGCATTTGCAGTGCTCTACACTCAATGGATGAGGGGTTGGTATGCTCTTCATATTGCAACGTGGAAACCATGAAAGAGACAGCCTTTCACTGTTATTATATTCTTCTGCCATCAGAAAATGGACCAATGCTTCTCAGG CGTCTTGCCAGCTTAGAAGAAGTATTGCCTATGCTTGAAATCAATCAATTCATGGATTCTTCGATGTCCATGGATATTCAGAATGCAATACAAGCCTCTATGTTAAAG ATTGAATTGAGAGACTATGATCCAATCCTGCATGAGAGGGGCGTTTATCAGAAGCTGAACACGCTTGTGAAAGAGAGCTTACAATTTGG GTCGGCTCCCCCTGAACTAAACGAGGCAGCATATGACCTGAAATCGAACCAACTAGATTCATTAAAACAATCAAATTGTTCAATGGATTTTATACTGGTGAACGATGAATCTCCAAAGTTGAAGTTGAAATTTGGAGAAGACAAAAGCACGTCTTCTATTGCAGAAGAATGGGAGCAGCTGGTCGTCAGTGAAGTCCCCAAAATGTATTCTCCCAGTTGTGTTTCCCAACGTAAGGTGGACAAATTAGTGTTATACTCACCAGACTGTAATAAGCAGTTGGATGTGAAAACTTCAAGGATATTAGAGAGATTGGAGGTGCCAAGACAGTTGAAAACAAAGGTCGCGTCTCCCATTGCCACAAGCAGCAACTTCTCAGAAGCTGCTTGTGTGCCGGTTAAAAAGCCTCTAATCCCTTTCCGTTCTAACAATGCATTAGACCAGAGTTTGACATCAAGTCAACTAATAAAACCCAATTTCCAGAGGCAAAAAAGGAAACACAGGTGA